AGTCTGTTGCCGCAATTATTGCGGCACTTACAATGTTCATTGCACTCAACAATGGGgcctgatattttttcatctaaaatACAGTTGTTTACATAATTAACAGAAAAACGAGTGCAGGAACAATTTTCCATGCACATCTCATTACACATGCAACCGCTTGAAAATTCAGATTCAAATTCGTCGAGATCTACACCCGGTCCgggtatattttttacaatgtaAATAATATCGGCCTGTACATGTTCGTACAGATCTTCACAACCTTTCGCTTCCATCATTATAATGAACTTGGGTCAACAAATTTGAAGCAACTCAATAGATACTTCAGAAGAaagcagcacagaaattaaaagaaagaaaaatatttgattgagataaaaatgCGTTAACAAATGGTGGATGAACGACAGCAGAGACTTTGTTTATCGAGTAGCACTGACCTTCCAAAAGCCTCCGACCGATGACTTGAGTGATTGAATAGTTTCGCCAGATGGCATTGGAATTATCTTATATCCGATGAAAATGATAGCACCGACAAATGAAGCTTTCACAGTGAAACGTAAAACTTTGCTTGACAGTGATGGTGGAGGTATTCTGTAAGAATAAAAGTAACAGgaaattacaataaatcattttataattttttaacttcataTTTTGGTCAAGTCTCAGATTGAATTAGAGctttaaaatgtaaaaaatgaaggtTTTTGGCGCTTtctgaaacaagaaaaaatgttcGCAGTGCTGGGTCAAGGAATGTTTATAAATTTGGTATTTCGAAAGTTGACTGACCTTAAAATAGGTGGAATTTCGGACGTCTTCACTTTGCCCCAGTGTTGCACAATTCCAGATACATGTCCGATTCCGACAACACCTACTACTCTAACCGGCATGAAGCTGGTTGCAGTGCGTTGTGGGAGACATGCCAGTTGAAGTGAGTGAGTCAGGTAGAGATCCCGTTCCTTTACAAAAACTTCGCCTAGTATCGGAAACTCCCCAGTCATCTCAGCAAGCATCTCTTCCAATAAATCTCGGCGTTTGCAACGTTCAACTTCTTCCTTACTTATTGGTCCTGTTGATGCCAATAAATGCCATCCAAGTTTCAGAGTCTGCCACCAAGACAGCGAGCTCAGTGCTCTCTGAATAGTTATATTGATTGGCCGATCACCCATATGTACCAAACAATTTGGCACATTCTTTGCCTGgttgaatgtaataaaaaatcattagtGATATTTTTATGGTAGAAAGAAGACTGTGAAGTTTCTTGTTATCTTATATCAACAGGCTCTGTACCTCGGCAAAAGCTCGACGAAACTCTCCACCAGGAGCCATTCCAAGCTCCTTAGTAAGACGAGCAGACATGTTCAACAAAAGAATGTACATCAGTCCATTAAAAAGCCCATTTTGTTGAATTGTATTGCGGATATTTTCTGGAAGTGAACGATGATTGTCTTATCAGTTGAAATGATAAGTTTTGAGGTATTGTTTATTTACTCTCTTAGTAGATACGAGTACGCAGGTGTC
The genomic region above belongs to Diprion similis isolate iyDipSimi1 chromosome 8, iyDipSimi1.1, whole genome shotgun sequence and contains:
- the LOC124408766 gene encoding traB domain-containing protein isoform X1: MSQQDETKEPLIGDFKRQTLPQTSEDEHLTVMTERGDHNLNPGQKTHALTEAFLAGESGGQSASQDDVIPQAFPVSIPDDKTHETDQDTGNKRKRTESPDSEIVVIDDNGEHESIGSSPEYDSDAGESTRNTDHKEYDTSIDNNLPETVTLLTASSGSKLYLVGTAHFSTESQNDVAKMIQAVQPHIVMVELCKARVNILQLDEKTILEEAQKLSFENIRNTIQQNGLFNGLMYILLLNMSARLTKELGMAPGGEFRRAFAEAKNVPNCLVHMGDRPINITIQRALSSLSWWQTLKLGWHLLASTGPISKEEVERCKRRDLLEEMLAEMTGEFPILGEVFVKERDLYLTHSLQLACLPQRTATSFMPVRVVGVVGIGHVSGIVQHWGKVKTSEIPPILRIPPPSLSSKVLRFTVKASFVGAIIFIGYKIIPMPSGETIQSLKSSVGGFWKYLLSCFKFVDPSSL
- the LOC124408766 gene encoding traB domain-containing protein isoform X2; this encodes MSQQDETKEPLIGDFKRQTLPQTSEDEHLTVMTERGDHNLNPGQKTHALTEAFLAGESGGQSASQDDVIPQAFPVSIPDDKTHETDQDTGNKRKRTESPDSEIVVIDDNGEHESIGSSPEYDSDAGESTRNTDHKEYDTSIDNNLPETVTLLTASSGSKLYLVGTAHFSTESQNDVAKMIQAVQPHIVMVELCKARVNILQLDEKTILEEAQKLSFENIRNTIQQNGLFNGLMYILLLNMSARLTKELGMAPGGEFRRAFAEAKNVPNCLVHMGDRPINITIQRALSSLSWWQTLKLGWHLLASTGPISKEEVERCKRRDLLEEMLAEMTGEFPILGEVFVKERDLYLTHSLQLACLPQRTATSFMPVRVVGVVGIGHVSGIVQHWGKVKTSEIPPILRIPPPSLSSKVLRFTVKASFVGAIIFIGYKIIPMPSGETIQSLKSSVGGFWKGI
- the LOC124408766 gene encoding traB domain-containing protein isoform X3 — protein: MPSYYRKIRKYKKFQESIGSSPEYDSDAGESTRNTDHKEYDTSIDNNLPETVTLLTASSGSKLYLVGTAHFSTESQNDVAKMIQAVQPHIVMVELCKARVNILQLDEKTILEEAQKLSFENIRNTIQQNGLFNGLMYILLLNMSARLTKELGMAPGGEFRRAFAEAKNVPNCLVHMGDRPINITIQRALSSLSWWQTLKLGWHLLASTGPISKEEVERCKRRDLLEEMLAEMTGEFPILGEVFVKERDLYLTHSLQLACLPQRTATSFMPVRVVGVVGIGHVSGIVQHWGKVKTSEIPPILRIPPPSLSSKVLRFTVKASFVGAIIFIGYKIIPMPSGETIQSLKSSVGGFWKYLLSCFKFVDPSSL